In Candidatus Melainabacteria bacterium RIFOXYA2_FULL_32_9, the following are encoded in one genomic region:
- a CDS encoding holo-[acyl-carrier-protein] synthase, producing MRLFLGTDICEIDRIQAIYDKYGEKFLKKTFTDAEIRYCLSKPRQIGSRLAVRFATKEAASKALGVGINKLGWNKGINWKDIELIRQENGSVSIKLYDKAYNFARELGITKWSVSVSHSKDNAISTVIGYNE from the coding sequence ATGAGGCTGTTTCTTGGGACTGATATATGTGAAATTGATCGTATACAAGCTATTTATGACAAATATGGTGAAAAATTCTTAAAAAAAACCTTTACCGATGCCGAAATCAGGTACTGCTTATCAAAACCAAGACAAATTGGATCAAGACTTGCCGTAAGATTTGCTACTAAAGAAGCCGCATCTAAAGCTCTTGGAGTTGGCATAAATAAACTGGGCTGGAATAAGGGTATAAACTGGAAAGATATTGAGCTTATTCGCCAGGAAAATGGCAGTGTAAGCATTAAATTATATGATAAAGCCTATAATTTTGCCAGAGAACTTGGTATAACAAAATGGTCTGTAAGTGTATCTCATAGTAAGGACAACGCTATTTCCACTGTTATTGGCTATAATGAATGA